A window of the Hordeum vulgare subsp. vulgare chromosome 5H, MorexV3_pseudomolecules_assembly, whole genome shotgun sequence genome harbors these coding sequences:
- the LOC123395324 gene encoding polyol transporter 5-like isoform X2 has product MEQQHRPDSESEAPLLAASKPDGAASSSPRRNRFPFFCAVLASMTSVLTGYNVAVMSGAQIFMAEDLGVSDTQIELLSGAISIFSLVGALLAGWTSDRLGRRLTIVLTNGFFLVGSLIMTLAGGYTALMAGRFVAGIGVGYALVIAPVYAAEIAPASSRGLLSSLPEIFINTGVMLSYVSNFAFSALPAHLSWRLMFAVGVVPTVFLAAGVLTMPESPRWLAMKGRLDEAKAVLDRTSDTLAEAEQRLLEIEEVVVAGASNGAGGTWNEVTTKAGVRRVLATVLALQFFQQASGIDSVVLYGPRVLAMAGVTSNNLLLGLNVLFGVAKAGSILIAMALADRVGRRPLLLVSTGGMTASLLVLGSVFAAFAGAKDDAAVAAVAVAAVVAFVCTFSVGLGPLAWVYSSEILPLRLRGQGAGLGTAMNRVMSGIVTMTFISLYGAITMAGTFYLYAAVAAASFAFIYTFLPETRGRNLEDMEQLFRTNCRYR; this is encoded by the exons ATGGAGCAGCAGCACCGGCCGGACTCGGAGTCGGAGGCTCCGCTGCTAGCCGCCTCGAAGCCCGATGGCGCCGCGTCTTCGTCGCCGCGGCGCAACAGGTTCCCCTTCTTCTGCGCCGTGCTCGCCTCCATGACCTCCGTCCTCACGGGCTACA ACGTGGCGGTGATGAGCGGGGCGCAGATCTTCATGGCGGAAGACCTCGGGGTGAGCGACACGCAGATCGAGCTGCTCTCCGGTGCCATCAGCATCTTCTCGCTGGTCGGCGCGCTGCTCGCCGGCTGGACCTCCGACCGCCTCGGTCGCCGCCTCACCATTGTGCTGACCAACGGCTTCTTCCTCGTTGGCTCGCTTATCATGACGCTCGCGGGCGGGTACACGGCGCTCATGGCGGGGCGGTTCGTCGCTGGAATTGGGGTGGGTTACGCGCTCGTAATCGCGCCCGTCTACGCTGCCGAGATCgcgccggcctcctcccgcggCCTTCTCAGCTCCCTTCCCGAG ATTTTTATCAACACCGGGGTGATGCTGAGCTACGTGTCAAACTTCGCGTTCTCGGCGTTGCCAGCGCACCTGTCGTGGCGGCTGATGTTCGCGGTGGGGGTTGTGCCTACCGTGTTTCTGGCGGCTGGCGTGCTCACCATGCCGGAGTCGCCGCGGTGGCTGGCGATGAAGGGCCGGCTGGACGAGGCGAAAGCCGTGCTCGACAGGACGTCGGACACGCTCGCCGAGGCCGAGCAGCGTCTGCTGGAGATCGAGGAGGTTGTCGTCGCCGGCGCCAGCAACGGTGCCGGCGGGACGTGGAATGAGGTGACGACCAAGGCCGGCGTCAGGCGCGTGCTGGCCACAGTTCTGGCGCTGCAGTTCTTCCAGCAGGCGTCGGGCATCGACTCGGTGGTACTCTACGGCCCGCgcgtgctcgccatggccggcgtcACGTCCAACAACCTCCTCCTGGGCCTCAACGTCCTCTTCGGCGTGGCCAAGGCCGGCTCAATCCTGATCGCCATGGCGCTCGCCGACCGTGTCGGCCGGCGCCCTCTGCTCCTGGTGAGCACCGGCGGCATGACGGCGTCGCTGCTCGTGCTGGGATCTGTGTTCGCTGCTTTCGCCGGCGCCAAGGACGACGCGGCGGTGGCCGCCGTTGCTGTGGCGGCTGTGGTGGCGTTCGTCTGTACCTTCTCCGTCGGGCTCGGGCCTCTGGCCTGGGTGTACAGCTCGGAGATCTTACCTCTGCGGCTGCGCGGACAGGGCGCCGGGCTCGGCACCGCCATGAACCGCGTCATGAGCGGCATCGTCACCATGACCTTCATCTCGCTCTATGGGGCTATCACCATGGCCGGCACATTTTACCTTTACGCCGCAGTCGCGGCTGCCTCGTTCGCCTTCATCTATACCTTCCTGCCGGAGACTAGGGGCCGGAACCTCGAGGACATGGAGCAGCTCTTCCGGACAAA ttgcaggtacaggtaa
- the LOC123395324 gene encoding polyol transporter 5-like isoform X3, translated as MEQQHRPDSESEAPLLAASKPDGAASSSPRRNRFPFFCAVLASMTSVLTGYNVAVMSGAQIFMAEDLGVSDTQIELLSGAISIFSLVGALLAGWTSDRLGRRLTIVLTNGFFLVGSLIMTLAGGYTALMAGRFVAGIGVGYALVIAPVYAAEIAPASSRGLLSSLPEIFINTGVMLSYVSNFAFSALPAHLSWRLMFAVGVVPTVFLAAGVLTMPESPRWLAMKGRLDEAKAVLDRTSDTLAEAEQRLLEIEEVVVAGASNGAGGTWNEVTTKAGVRRVLATVLALQFFQQASGIDSVVLYGPRVLAMAGVTSNNLLLGLNVLFGVAKAGSILIAMALADRVGRRPLLLVSTGGMTASLLVLGSVFAAFAGAKDDAAVAAVAVAAVVAFVCTFSVGLGPLAWVYSSEILPLRLRGQGAGLGTAMNRVMSGIVTMTFISLYGAITMAGTFYLYAAVAAASFAFIYTFLPETRGRNLEDMEQLFRTK; from the exons ATGGAGCAGCAGCACCGGCCGGACTCGGAGTCGGAGGCTCCGCTGCTAGCCGCCTCGAAGCCCGATGGCGCCGCGTCTTCGTCGCCGCGGCGCAACAGGTTCCCCTTCTTCTGCGCCGTGCTCGCCTCCATGACCTCCGTCCTCACGGGCTACA ACGTGGCGGTGATGAGCGGGGCGCAGATCTTCATGGCGGAAGACCTCGGGGTGAGCGACACGCAGATCGAGCTGCTCTCCGGTGCCATCAGCATCTTCTCGCTGGTCGGCGCGCTGCTCGCCGGCTGGACCTCCGACCGCCTCGGTCGCCGCCTCACCATTGTGCTGACCAACGGCTTCTTCCTCGTTGGCTCGCTTATCATGACGCTCGCGGGCGGGTACACGGCGCTCATGGCGGGGCGGTTCGTCGCTGGAATTGGGGTGGGTTACGCGCTCGTAATCGCGCCCGTCTACGCTGCCGAGATCgcgccggcctcctcccgcggCCTTCTCAGCTCCCTTCCCGAG ATTTTTATCAACACCGGGGTGATGCTGAGCTACGTGTCAAACTTCGCGTTCTCGGCGTTGCCAGCGCACCTGTCGTGGCGGCTGATGTTCGCGGTGGGGGTTGTGCCTACCGTGTTTCTGGCGGCTGGCGTGCTCACCATGCCGGAGTCGCCGCGGTGGCTGGCGATGAAGGGCCGGCTGGACGAGGCGAAAGCCGTGCTCGACAGGACGTCGGACACGCTCGCCGAGGCCGAGCAGCGTCTGCTGGAGATCGAGGAGGTTGTCGTCGCCGGCGCCAGCAACGGTGCCGGCGGGACGTGGAATGAGGTGACGACCAAGGCCGGCGTCAGGCGCGTGCTGGCCACAGTTCTGGCGCTGCAGTTCTTCCAGCAGGCGTCGGGCATCGACTCGGTGGTACTCTACGGCCCGCgcgtgctcgccatggccggcgtcACGTCCAACAACCTCCTCCTGGGCCTCAACGTCCTCTTCGGCGTGGCCAAGGCCGGCTCAATCCTGATCGCCATGGCGCTCGCCGACCGTGTCGGCCGGCGCCCTCTGCTCCTGGTGAGCACCGGCGGCATGACGGCGTCGCTGCTCGTGCTGGGATCTGTGTTCGCTGCTTTCGCCGGCGCCAAGGACGACGCGGCGGTGGCCGCCGTTGCTGTGGCGGCTGTGGTGGCGTTCGTCTGTACCTTCTCCGTCGGGCTCGGGCCTCTGGCCTGGGTGTACAGCTCGGAGATCTTACCTCTGCGGCTGCGCGGACAGGGCGCCGGGCTCGGCACCGCCATGAACCGCGTCATGAGCGGCATCGTCACCATGACCTTCATCTCGCTCTATGGGGCTATCACCATGGCCGGCACATTTTACCTTTACGCCGCAGTCGCGGCTGCCTCGTTCGCCTTCATCTATACCTTCCTGCCGGAGACTAGGGGCCGGAACCTCGAGGACATGGAGCAGCTCTTCCGGACAAAGTGA
- the LOC123395324 gene encoding polyol transporter 5-like isoform X1, which yields MEQQHRPDSESEAPLLAASKPDGAASSSPRRNRFPFFCAVLASMTSVLTGYNVAVMSGAQIFMAEDLGVSDTQIELLSGAISIFSLVGALLAGWTSDRLGRRLTIVLTNGFFLVGSLIMTLAGGYTALMAGRFVAGIGVGYALVIAPVYAAEIAPASSRGLLSSLPEIFINTGVMLSYVSNFAFSALPAHLSWRLMFAVGVVPTVFLAAGVLTMPESPRWLAMKGRLDEAKAVLDRTSDTLAEAEQRLLEIEEVVVAGASNGAGGTWNEVTTKAGVRRVLATVLALQFFQQASGIDSVVLYGPRVLAMAGVTSNNLLLGLNVLFGVAKAGSILIAMALADRVGRRPLLLVSTGGMTASLLVLGSVFAAFAGAKDDAAVAAVAVAAVVAFVCTFSVGLGPLAWVYSSEILPLRLRGQGAGLGTAMNRVMSGIVTMTFISLYGAITMAGTFYLYAAVAAASFAFIYTFLPETRGRNLEDMEQLFRTNGTNPDCG from the exons ATGGAGCAGCAGCACCGGCCGGACTCGGAGTCGGAGGCTCCGCTGCTAGCCGCCTCGAAGCCCGATGGCGCCGCGTCTTCGTCGCCGCGGCGCAACAGGTTCCCCTTCTTCTGCGCCGTGCTCGCCTCCATGACCTCCGTCCTCACGGGCTACA ACGTGGCGGTGATGAGCGGGGCGCAGATCTTCATGGCGGAAGACCTCGGGGTGAGCGACACGCAGATCGAGCTGCTCTCCGGTGCCATCAGCATCTTCTCGCTGGTCGGCGCGCTGCTCGCCGGCTGGACCTCCGACCGCCTCGGTCGCCGCCTCACCATTGTGCTGACCAACGGCTTCTTCCTCGTTGGCTCGCTTATCATGACGCTCGCGGGCGGGTACACGGCGCTCATGGCGGGGCGGTTCGTCGCTGGAATTGGGGTGGGTTACGCGCTCGTAATCGCGCCCGTCTACGCTGCCGAGATCgcgccggcctcctcccgcggCCTTCTCAGCTCCCTTCCCGAG ATTTTTATCAACACCGGGGTGATGCTGAGCTACGTGTCAAACTTCGCGTTCTCGGCGTTGCCAGCGCACCTGTCGTGGCGGCTGATGTTCGCGGTGGGGGTTGTGCCTACCGTGTTTCTGGCGGCTGGCGTGCTCACCATGCCGGAGTCGCCGCGGTGGCTGGCGATGAAGGGCCGGCTGGACGAGGCGAAAGCCGTGCTCGACAGGACGTCGGACACGCTCGCCGAGGCCGAGCAGCGTCTGCTGGAGATCGAGGAGGTTGTCGTCGCCGGCGCCAGCAACGGTGCCGGCGGGACGTGGAATGAGGTGACGACCAAGGCCGGCGTCAGGCGCGTGCTGGCCACAGTTCTGGCGCTGCAGTTCTTCCAGCAGGCGTCGGGCATCGACTCGGTGGTACTCTACGGCCCGCgcgtgctcgccatggccggcgtcACGTCCAACAACCTCCTCCTGGGCCTCAACGTCCTCTTCGGCGTGGCCAAGGCCGGCTCAATCCTGATCGCCATGGCGCTCGCCGACCGTGTCGGCCGGCGCCCTCTGCTCCTGGTGAGCACCGGCGGCATGACGGCGTCGCTGCTCGTGCTGGGATCTGTGTTCGCTGCTTTCGCCGGCGCCAAGGACGACGCGGCGGTGGCCGCCGTTGCTGTGGCGGCTGTGGTGGCGTTCGTCTGTACCTTCTCCGTCGGGCTCGGGCCTCTGGCCTGGGTGTACAGCTCGGAGATCTTACCTCTGCGGCTGCGCGGACAGGGCGCCGGGCTCGGCACCGCCATGAACCGCGTCATGAGCGGCATCGTCACCATGACCTTCATCTCGCTCTATGGGGCTATCACCATGGCCGGCACATTTTACCTTTACGCCGCAGTCGCGGCTGCCTCGTTCGCCTTCATCTATACCTTCCTGCCGGAGACTAGGGGCCGGAACCTCGAGGACATGGAGCAGCTCTTCCGGACAAA CGGTACTAATCCCGATTGCGGATGA